A genomic segment from Hyalangium gracile encodes:
- a CDS encoding RNA polymerase sigma factor — protein MLRVAAGDRKAFALLFDRYHASVARFAFRFVGDQARAEELTQDIFVKLYRNAKAYKPTAQFKTFLFRVATNHCLNEVRRGEYRVTHTTTAPTQEEESGVEVAGPEGERPDEAVAGRELERAVGEALQGMSERERAAFTMCRFEGMAYRDIAEALEASEAAVKSLIHRATLAVARKIEELQAGTSPARSRA, from the coding sequence ATGCTGAGGGTGGCAGCGGGCGACCGGAAGGCGTTCGCCCTGCTGTTCGACCGCTACCACGCGAGCGTGGCGCGCTTCGCGTTCCGCTTCGTGGGGGATCAGGCCCGGGCGGAGGAGCTGACGCAGGACATCTTCGTGAAGCTCTACCGGAACGCGAAGGCCTACAAGCCCACCGCGCAGTTCAAGACGTTCCTGTTCCGGGTGGCCACCAACCACTGCCTCAACGAGGTGCGACGCGGAGAGTACCGGGTGACCCACACGACCACCGCGCCCACGCAAGAAGAAGAGAGCGGAGTGGAGGTCGCCGGGCCCGAGGGAGAGCGCCCGGACGAGGCGGTGGCGGGGCGCGAGCTGGAGCGCGCCGTGGGCGAAGCACTGCAGGGCATGAGCGAGCGGGAGCGGGCGGCCTTCACCATGTGCCGCTTCGAGGGCATGGCATACCGGGACATCGCGGAGGCGCTGGAGGCCAGTGAGGCGGCGGTCAAGAGCCTCATCCACCGGGCCACGCTCGCGGTGGCGCGGAAGATCGAGGAGTTGCAGGCGGGCACCTCGCCCGCCAGGAGCAGGGCATGA
- a CDS encoding GNAT family N-acetyltransferase yields MSTPDVRLVPALPEHLDDWISIRAGATARRLVSMEEDSREALLKRLSEASSDVTDPRARSFRWMVQADGGIVGTVSARDLSRAQGRIEVGYMLAEETLGRGIGTRAVGLMLDRLFTIPELHRVWLATTAENLASQALARKLGFVLEGVLREHCIVQERRMDQQIWGLLRPEWAARQSAR; encoded by the coding sequence ATGAGCACCCCCGACGTGCGGCTCGTCCCCGCGCTCCCCGAGCACCTGGACGACTGGATCTCCATCCGGGCCGGCGCCACCGCGCGCCGGCTCGTCTCCATGGAGGAGGACAGCCGAGAGGCGCTGCTGAAGCGGCTGAGCGAGGCGAGCAGCGACGTGACGGATCCTCGCGCTCGGAGCTTCCGGTGGATGGTGCAGGCCGACGGGGGCATCGTCGGCACCGTGTCCGCTCGTGACTTGTCCCGCGCGCAGGGCCGCATCGAGGTGGGCTACATGCTCGCCGAGGAGACCCTGGGCCGCGGCATTGGCACCCGCGCCGTGGGCTTGATGCTGGATCGGCTCTTCACGATCCCCGAGCTCCACCGCGTCTGGCTGGCCACGACGGCGGAGAACCTCGCCTCGCAGGCGCTGGCGCGCAAGCTGGGCTTCGTCCTGGAGGGCGTGCTGCGCGAGCACTGCATCGTCCAGGAGCGGCGGATGGATCAGCAGATCTGGGGCCTGCTGAGGCCCGAGTGGGCGGCACGCCAGTCGGCCCGCTGA
- a CDS encoding anti-sigma factor family protein codes for MSCAFEEDLTAYIDGELPPPRRAEVEAHMGTCADCRSTEALLRRTLTHLEALPEFKPSPDTRRAVLAKVDALPLPLRERLKALLRPAVLVPSLGLAAAVGLAVVYSGQESQGPDVMDAGALELAANLELVEDFDVVGMDSAEDMEVIENLHELEVQ; via the coding sequence ATGAGCTGCGCGTTCGAGGAAGACCTGACGGCGTACATCGACGGGGAGCTGCCGCCGCCGCGCCGCGCGGAGGTGGAGGCGCACATGGGGACGTGCGCGGACTGCCGGAGCACGGAGGCACTGCTGCGGCGCACGCTGACGCACCTGGAGGCGCTCCCCGAGTTCAAGCCCTCCCCGGACACGCGCCGGGCGGTGCTGGCGAAGGTGGACGCGCTGCCACTTCCGCTCCGGGAGCGGCTCAAGGCGCTGCTGCGGCCCGCGGTGCTGGTGCCCTCGCTGGGGCTGGCGGCGGCGGTGGGGCTGGCCGTCGTCTACAGCGGCCAGGAGTCCCAGGGCCCGGACGTGATGGACGCGGGAGCGCTGGAGCTGGCGGCCAACCTGGAGCTGGTGGAGGACTTCGACGTGGTGGGCATGGACAGCGCCGAGGACATGGAGGTCATCGAGAACCTCCACGAGCTGGAGGTTCAGTGA
- a CDS encoding DUF3106 domain-containing protein, giving the protein MRHTLAIIGAVGALLVGMPVWAQEPAQGQTAAERFEKLSPEQKEALRAKLREFKALPKEEQERIRGNLQRLRNLPPEERERLRANLREFQRLSPEERKLLRERFKDFRNMDPERKAELRKRMREYLRAHPERREQMMENMRRWRQMSPEQRQELRERMRERRRR; this is encoded by the coding sequence ATGAGACACACGCTGGCAATCATCGGCGCGGTGGGGGCGCTGCTCGTGGGGATGCCCGTGTGGGCCCAGGAGCCGGCGCAGGGGCAGACCGCCGCCGAGCGCTTCGAGAAGCTCTCGCCCGAGCAGAAGGAGGCGCTGCGCGCGAAGCTGCGCGAGTTCAAGGCGCTGCCCAAGGAGGAGCAGGAGCGCATCCGGGGCAACCTGCAGCGCCTGCGCAACCTGCCGCCCGAGGAGCGCGAGCGGCTGCGCGCCAACCTGCGCGAGTTCCAACGGCTGTCGCCCGAGGAGCGCAAGCTGCTGCGCGAGCGCTTCAAGGACTTCCGGAACATGGATCCGGAGCGCAAGGCGGAGCTGCGCAAGCGGATGCGGGAGTACCTGCGCGCGCACCCGGAGCGGCGCGAGCAGATGATGGAGAACATGCGGCGCTGGCGGCAGATGTCGCCCGAGCAGCGGCAGGAGCTGCGCGAGCGCATGCGCGAGAGGCGACGCCGGTGA
- a CDS encoding SMI1/KNR4 family protein yields the protein MTFDELARKLESSASRTFGHGVSEDDIRAASARLGVSLTGGYLRFLRRFGWGGVGSFELFGLGADVPPYLHLVTVTESERTEVRPRLPSHLIPLMNDGGGNLYCLDVRSAGEPAVVFWDHEASEEQSPEPVASDFISWLANRLEQPD from the coding sequence ATGACCTTCGATGAACTCGCTCGGAAGCTAGAGTCGTCCGCCTCGCGAACCTTCGGTCACGGCGTGAGCGAGGATGACATCCGCGCCGCCAGTGCCCGGCTTGGCGTGAGCCTGACCGGCGGCTACCTGCGCTTCTTGCGGCGCTTCGGCTGGGGAGGTGTCGGCTCCTTTGAACTCTTCGGGCTCGGCGCAGATGTCCCTCCCTATCTGCACCTCGTGACGGTGACAGAGAGCGAACGAACCGAGGTGCGCCCCAGACTCCCCTCACATCTCATCCCGCTCATGAACGACGGTGGCGGCAATCTCTACTGCCTCGACGTACGTAGCGCCGGCGAGCCAGCGGTCGTCTTCTGGGATCATGAGGCCAGCGAAGAGCAATCCCCGGAGCCCGTGGCTTCCGATTTCATCTCCTGGCTGGCGAACCGGCTGGAGCAGCCCGATTAG
- the recA gene encoding recombinase RecA has protein sequence MAVNQEKEKAIELAMSAVERQFGKGSIMRLGNDEPLAHDVQAISTGSISLDIALGVGGVPKGRIVEIFGPESSGKTTLCLHIVAEAQKKGGICGYIDAEHALDVGYARKLGVRTDDLLLSQPDTGEQALEIAEMLVRSGAIDVLVVDSVAALVPKAELEGEMGDAHMGVQARLMSQALRKLTGTISKSQTCVIFINQIRMKIGVMFGNPETTTGGNALKFYASQRLDIRRIGAIKNGEAVVGSRTRVKVVKNKVAPPFKEVEFDIMYGTGISREGDLIDLASNEGIVEKSGSWFAFKGERIGQGRENAKDYLREHPDTYKEIEARVLEKYGVTKAPAAAAPAEPEAPAEGEKRPRVKAVK, from the coding sequence ATGGCCGTGAATCAGGAGAAGGAGAAGGCGATCGAGTTGGCGATGTCCGCGGTCGAGCGCCAGTTCGGTAAGGGTTCGATCATGCGGCTCGGCAACGATGAGCCGCTGGCGCATGACGTGCAGGCCATTTCGACGGGCTCGATCTCGCTCGACATCGCGCTGGGCGTGGGCGGCGTACCCAAGGGGCGTATCGTCGAGATCTTCGGTCCGGAGTCCTCCGGTAAGACGACGCTGTGCCTCCACATCGTGGCCGAGGCGCAGAAGAAGGGCGGCATCTGCGGCTACATCGACGCGGAGCACGCGCTGGACGTGGGCTACGCCCGCAAGCTGGGCGTGCGCACGGACGACCTGCTGCTGAGCCAGCCGGACACGGGCGAGCAGGCGCTGGAGATCGCGGAGATGCTGGTGCGCTCCGGAGCCATCGACGTGCTGGTGGTGGACTCGGTGGCGGCGCTGGTGCCGAAGGCCGAGCTCGAGGGCGAGATGGGGGATGCGCACATGGGCGTGCAGGCGCGACTGATGAGCCAGGCGCTGCGCAAGCTCACGGGCACCATCTCGAAGAGCCAGACGTGCGTCATCTTCATCAACCAGATCCGCATGAAGATCGGCGTGATGTTCGGCAACCCGGAGACGACGACGGGCGGCAACGCACTGAAGTTCTACGCGTCGCAGCGTCTGGACATCCGGCGCATCGGCGCCATCAAGAACGGTGAGGCGGTGGTGGGCAGCCGCACGCGCGTGAAGGTGGTGAAGAACAAGGTGGCGCCTCCGTTCAAGGAGGTGGAGTTCGACATCATGTACGGCACGGGCATCTCTCGAGAGGGAGACCTGATCGACCTGGCGTCGAACGAAGGCATCGTCGAGAAGAGCGGCAGCTGGTTCGCCTTCAAGGGCGAGCGCATCGGCCAGGGCCGGGAGAACGCGAAGGACTACCTGCGCGAGCACCCGGACACCTACAAGGAGATCGAGGCGCGGGTGCTGGAGAAGTACGGCGTCACCAAGGCGCCGGCGGCCGCGGCTCCCGCCGAGCCGGAGGCTCCCGCCGAGGGCGAGAAGCGTCCGCGCGTGAAGGCCGTGAAGTAG
- a CDS encoding AHH domain-containing protein, whose protein sequence is MDHASTLLRVTLAVSFAALSSCAALPVRGSPPGEAPARPLAMGVEALPGGALRLSFEPGPHSPAHDMLTLAEARAVLAAFDEAFTATAQTHPQAVMVATGSQGLAARAPSAWQQTLREEFIARYGPPLLPMPKVLERSPLYMALKLSPRYMGRGARDAAEELFRSPVFLASVALSVLVYFAAWVAPEPFFSKAFAASLTVRLAMVVGVLELRNVAMACLQLYRDATNARTLKELEAVAERFGRAIGGAALRVLVMVASFGASKALPSLSPGTLGSLMGPPRYATAGGLRMGGSATAHVMADSSIVVTGAAVGTAASEAGAGGGVCSDGSEKKTGYQWHHLATNKNEISSIHGGPWTPRFEDLFTRAGMSLSARENRVYLAGHQGPHPEQYHLEIFRRLEEALGECQTPSHCRPRLLSALEELARELCTRGSRLHTLATRAQH, encoded by the coding sequence ATGGACCACGCCTCCACTCTGCTGCGCGTGACACTGGCCGTATCGTTCGCCGCGTTATCCTCGTGCGCGGCGCTTCCAGTGCGTGGCTCCCCTCCCGGAGAGGCCCCTGCTCGCCCACTGGCGATGGGCGTCGAGGCGCTACCGGGGGGAGCCCTGCGACTCTCCTTCGAGCCAGGACCCCACTCCCCCGCTCATGACATGTTGACGTTGGCAGAGGCTCGCGCCGTGCTCGCCGCCTTCGACGAAGCGTTCACAGCCACTGCCCAGACTCACCCTCAAGCCGTCATGGTTGCGACGGGCTCCCAAGGCCTTGCCGCCCGGGCGCCCTCCGCATGGCAGCAGACCCTTCGAGAAGAGTTCATCGCCCGGTATGGCCCTCCCCTTCTGCCCATGCCCAAGGTTCTGGAGCGAAGCCCGCTCTACATGGCCCTCAAGCTGTCTCCTCGCTACATGGGACGAGGGGCCCGGGATGCAGCCGAGGAGCTATTCAGGTCGCCAGTCTTCCTGGCCAGCGTTGCCCTCTCCGTGCTGGTGTACTTCGCCGCCTGGGTGGCCCCTGAGCCGTTCTTCTCCAAGGCCTTCGCTGCCTCCCTCACGGTCAGACTGGCGATGGTGGTGGGAGTGTTGGAGCTGCGGAACGTAGCCATGGCCTGCTTGCAGCTCTACAGGGACGCCACGAACGCCAGGACGCTGAAAGAGCTCGAAGCCGTGGCTGAGCGCTTTGGCAGGGCCATCGGTGGCGCGGCTCTGCGCGTCCTCGTGATGGTGGCCAGCTTTGGAGCCTCCAAGGCACTGCCCTCCCTTTCACCGGGAACTCTGGGGTCTCTCATGGGACCGCCTCGGTACGCCACGGCTGGAGGGCTGAGGATGGGAGGCTCGGCGACGGCCCACGTCATGGCCGACAGCTCCATCGTCGTTACAGGCGCGGCGGTGGGAACAGCCGCCAGCGAGGCGGGGGCTGGCGGTGGCGTCTGCAGCGACGGCTCCGAGAAGAAGACTGGCTACCAGTGGCACCACCTTGCGACCAACAAGAATGAAATCTCCTCAATCCACGGCGGCCCCTGGACGCCTCGCTTCGAGGACCTCTTCACGAGAGCAGGCATGAGCCTGAGTGCGAGGGAGAACCGGGTCTATCTGGCGGGCCACCAAGGCCCCCACCCCGAGCAGTACCATCTGGAGATTTTCAGACGCCTCGAGGAGGCCCTGGGAGAGTGCCAGACTCCGTCGCACTGCCGGCCCAGGTTGTTGAGCGCACTCGAGGAACTCGCGCGTGAGCTATGCACTCGGGGCTCGCGCCTTCACACTCTGGCGACACGAGCCCAGCACTGA
- a CDS encoding imm11 family protein, translated as MPGYYDLQDDMRIPGRWHLRSPRDERGQAVAPWQFRKGQRIAPPGMIRFPVGPGGIPQDFTLASSAIPVVHARVVRLLERLGAQDQVQFLPARIEGHEEPYFILNTLRVIRCIDDARSEEVRYWKPEDNRPDKEGEYRNVAGLRIAPSKVGGSLLFRPWGWTIALIVSEELKHAMEQEGVTGTKFVAA; from the coding sequence ATGCCCGGTTATTACGACCTCCAGGACGACATGCGCATCCCTGGGCGCTGGCATCTGCGCAGCCCGAGAGACGAACGAGGGCAGGCGGTCGCTCCCTGGCAGTTCCGAAAGGGCCAGCGCATCGCTCCACCTGGGATGATCCGATTTCCGGTGGGCCCTGGCGGGATACCACAGGACTTCACGCTGGCTTCCTCCGCAATTCCCGTCGTCCACGCCCGCGTCGTCCGGCTCCTGGAGCGCCTGGGGGCTCAGGATCAGGTCCAGTTCCTGCCTGCTCGGATCGAGGGTCACGAGGAGCCATATTTCATCCTCAATACCCTGCGCGTCATCCGTTGCATCGACGATGCCCGCAGCGAGGAGGTGCGGTACTGGAAGCCCGAGGACAACCGCCCTGACAAGGAGGGTGAGTACCGCAACGTCGCGGGCCTGCGCATCGCTCCCTCCAAGGTTGGCGGCAGTCTGCTCTTCCGTCCCTGGGGCTGGACCATCGCCCTCATCGTCTCCGAGGAGCTAAAGCACGCGATGGAACAAGAGGGCGTGACGGGCACGAAGTTCGTCGCAGCCTGA
- a CDS encoding serine/threonine-protein kinase, with protein sequence MEVGAARTVEVPSRRFGRYFIRSLLGQGGMAEVFLAEATPPRGEKFSVALKLMRKDAPPEAFADEADLMGLLDHPNLVRMLESGQAFGRPFIAMEFLVGGDLKRLMEAHETLKRRIPLGTAVYICIEVLRALAYFHQVRTRSGRPLELVHGDVNPSNIFFSGEADVKLGDFGVAKARGVDLGPQDGIAAGKLHYLSPEQTLGEPLTPASDLFSLGIVLHELVVGTHPFLLEETDDQVVMTAIRAAKVSLPDTVDPPLGQIIRKALAADPDTRYHSAGEFAGALFTWALDSGNSPTRGNVQSWLMKTLSYAGL encoded by the coding sequence GTGGAAGTCGGGGCCGCCAGAACCGTCGAAGTGCCCTCGCGGCGCTTCGGTCGCTATTTCATCCGCTCCCTGCTGGGTCAGGGCGGGATGGCGGAGGTGTTCCTGGCGGAGGCCACCCCTCCGCGAGGCGAGAAGTTCTCGGTGGCCCTCAAGCTGATGCGCAAGGACGCCCCGCCGGAGGCCTTCGCGGACGAGGCGGACCTGATGGGGCTGCTGGACCACCCCAACCTGGTGCGCATGCTGGAGTCGGGACAGGCCTTCGGGCGGCCCTTCATCGCCATGGAGTTCCTCGTGGGCGGGGACCTCAAGCGGCTGATGGAGGCCCACGAGACGCTCAAGCGTCGCATCCCACTGGGCACGGCGGTCTACATCTGCATCGAGGTGCTGCGGGCGCTGGCCTACTTCCACCAGGTGCGCACGCGCAGCGGCCGGCCGCTGGAGCTGGTGCACGGGGACGTGAACCCCTCCAACATCTTCTTCTCGGGCGAGGCGGACGTGAAGCTCGGGGACTTCGGGGTGGCCAAGGCGCGCGGGGTGGACCTCGGCCCCCAGGACGGCATCGCCGCCGGGAAGCTGCACTACCTCTCGCCGGAGCAGACGCTGGGCGAGCCGCTCACTCCGGCCTCGGACCTGTTCTCCCTGGGCATCGTCTTGCACGAATTGGTGGTGGGCACCCACCCCTTCCTCCTCGAGGAGACGGACGACCAGGTGGTGATGACGGCCATCCGCGCGGCGAAGGTGAGCCTGCCGGACACGGTGGATCCGCCGCTGGGACAGATCATCCGCAAGGCGCTCGCGGCGGACCCGGACACCCGCTACCACAGCGCCGGGGAGTTCGCCGGGGCGCTCTTCACCTGGGCCCTGGACTCGGGCAACAGCCCCACGCGCGGCAACGTGCAGTCCTGGCTGATGAAGACCCTCAGCTACGCGGGCCTCTGA
- a CDS encoding alkaline phosphatase D family protein — MSQRMHRRTILQSIVAVAATTAFGCSDEETSIDAQAEKSRPYFPQSVASGDPRPDSVVLWTRAVDQEHEGDVTLSLEVSTEESFGQLVLQQQGLTAKAVHDNAIKVKVTNLQPRTTYYYRFVYEHDGEKFVSPVGRTRTAPAAGDDVPVKFVVGNCQDYVGRYYNAWQRLLQLDADVDAIVFLGDYIYETTGDPAFQSANTTRGVTFSDPASAQVQKSGVFQYLAASSLSNYRDIYKNLRKDPIIQKVHERYPFIVVWDDHEFSDDCWGANATYEDGRRNELQTERRRNGEQAFFEFIPIDTSANAAAGPIDVNAEPRFPNTRIYRDFEFGKHVRLIVTDYRTYRPDHLIPEDAYPGTVVMDQAVLTALGVASVFNADTFAYIDVDAPEYAAVKGGLQQAYVALAMKAGLTQQEATEKAGAWVKGKLALAYVNQVLAQLPTPPPPISADGKPRGMAYVHMGKVGLFDIRGTRYVVVKDTFDLYAAYRYSTSNKDSENAWGPDQEAWFQERVKTSNTWKVVVSSVSFTSLVWDLRAKSEIPDPSLRQRFYFNVDHWDGFPTKKKELLGSLKANNVNTLVLSGDIHASYASVEGGIPALTGPAISSGTVQELAGTAVMGAGYSQGSAIYRYAVAEMDATLKAGNPGLVFANSEAHGFMIVDIRADQAVATYHLIPSSEIHKDYSVRSAEELKSRFTTQAFRVQNGTITPA; from the coding sequence TTGTCCCAGAGAATGCATCGCCGCACCATCCTGCAGTCCATCGTCGCCGTGGCGGCGACGACGGCGTTCGGGTGCAGCGACGAAGAGACGTCCATTGATGCTCAGGCGGAGAAGTCCCGGCCGTACTTCCCGCAGTCCGTGGCCTCCGGAGATCCACGGCCCGACAGCGTGGTGCTGTGGACACGCGCCGTGGACCAGGAGCACGAGGGCGATGTCACCCTCTCCCTCGAGGTCTCCACCGAGGAGAGTTTCGGCCAGCTCGTGCTCCAGCAGCAGGGCCTGACGGCGAAGGCCGTTCACGACAACGCCATCAAGGTCAAGGTGACCAACCTCCAGCCGCGCACCACCTACTACTACCGCTTCGTCTACGAGCACGACGGAGAGAAGTTTGTCTCCCCCGTGGGCCGCACCAGGACGGCGCCCGCCGCGGGCGATGACGTGCCCGTGAAGTTCGTGGTCGGCAACTGCCAGGACTACGTGGGCCGCTACTACAACGCCTGGCAGCGCCTGCTGCAGCTGGACGCGGACGTGGATGCCATCGTCTTCCTGGGCGACTACATCTACGAGACCACCGGCGACCCGGCCTTCCAGTCCGCCAACACCACCCGCGGCGTCACCTTCTCCGATCCGGCGAGCGCCCAGGTGCAGAAGAGCGGTGTCTTCCAGTACCTGGCCGCCTCGTCGCTCTCCAACTACCGCGACATCTACAAGAACCTGCGCAAGGACCCCATCATCCAGAAGGTCCACGAGCGCTACCCCTTCATCGTCGTGTGGGACGACCACGAGTTCTCCGACGACTGCTGGGGCGCGAACGCCACGTACGAGGACGGCCGCCGCAATGAGCTGCAGACGGAGCGTCGCCGCAACGGCGAGCAGGCCTTCTTCGAGTTCATCCCCATCGACACCTCGGCCAACGCAGCCGCGGGCCCCATCGATGTGAACGCCGAGCCCCGCTTCCCGAACACGCGCATCTACCGTGACTTCGAGTTCGGCAAGCACGTGCGGCTCATCGTCACGGACTACCGCACCTACCGCCCCGACCACCTCATCCCCGAGGACGCCTACCCCGGCACGGTGGTCATGGACCAGGCGGTGCTGACGGCGCTCGGCGTGGCGTCCGTCTTCAACGCGGACACCTTCGCCTATATCGACGTGGACGCGCCGGAGTACGCCGCGGTGAAGGGCGGGCTGCAGCAGGCCTACGTGGCGCTGGCCATGAAGGCCGGGCTGACCCAGCAGGAGGCCACGGAGAAGGCCGGCGCCTGGGTGAAGGGCAAGCTGGCGCTGGCCTACGTCAACCAGGTGCTCGCCCAGCTGCCCACGCCGCCGCCGCCCATCTCGGCCGATGGCAAGCCGCGCGGCATGGCCTATGTGCACATGGGCAAGGTGGGCCTGTTCGACATCCGCGGCACGCGCTACGTCGTGGTGAAGGACACCTTCGATCTGTACGCCGCGTACCGCTACAGCACCTCCAACAAGGACAGCGAGAACGCGTGGGGCCCCGACCAGGAGGCCTGGTTCCAGGAGCGGGTGAAGACCAGCAACACCTGGAAGGTGGTCGTCAGCTCCGTGTCGTTCACGTCCCTCGTGTGGGACCTGCGCGCCAAGTCGGAGATCCCGGATCCCTCGCTGCGTCAGCGCTTCTACTTCAACGTGGACCACTGGGACGGCTTCCCGACGAAGAAGAAGGAGCTGCTGGGCTCCCTGAAGGCCAACAACGTGAACACTCTGGTGCTGTCCGGGGACATCCACGCCTCGTACGCGTCGGTGGAGGGCGGCATCCCCGCGCTGACGGGGCCGGCCATCTCCTCGGGCACGGTGCAGGAGCTGGCGGGCACGGCGGTGATGGGCGCGGGCTACTCGCAGGGTAGCGCCATCTACCGCTACGCCGTCGCCGAGATGGACGCCACGCTCAAGGCCGGCAACCCGGGCCTCGTCTTCGCCAACTCGGAGGCCCACGGCTTCATGATCGTGGACATCCGCGCGGACCAGGCGGTGGCCACCTACCACCTCATCCCCAGCAGCGAGATCCACAAGGACTACTCGGTGCGGAGCGCCGAGGAGCTGAAGAGCCGCTTCACCACCCAGGCCTTCCGCGTCCAGAACGGCACCATCACCCCCGCGTAG